A stretch of the Drosophila sulfurigaster albostrigata strain 15112-1811.04 chromosome 2L, ASM2355843v2, whole genome shotgun sequence genome encodes the following:
- the LOC133850486 gene encoding uncharacterized protein LOC133850486, with product MVHQNRTPSKAIPAKHLSPMRSMDVVAGGKYAMSASPADSFLRNNRLTVNSSSSGSNSSSNSANATAYKYNNMVNNNREQFNALHFC from the coding sequence ATGGTCCATCAGAATCGTACCCCCAGCAAGGCCATCCCAGCCAAGCATCTGAGTCCCATGCGCAGCATGGATGTGGTAGCCGGCGGCAAGTACGCCATGTCTGCCAGTCCGGCCGATAGCTTCCTGCGCAACAACCGTTTAACCGTGAACAGCTCCtcaagtggcagcaacagcagcagcaacagcgccaATGCCACGGCctacaaatacaacaatatgGTGAACAACAATCGTGAGCAGTTCAATGCCCTGCATTTCTGCTAG
- the LOC133850487 gene encoding uncharacterized protein LOC133850487 — protein sequence MKTPDTKAKLLNNISLSKHLSSKKGSRTSNCGNRLEFSVLTLLTNVP from the exons ATGAAGACACCAGATACCAAAGCGaagcttttaaataatataag TCTCTCTAAACATCTATCCTCTAAAAAGGGTTCACGCACCAGCAACTGCGGCAATCGTCTGGAATTTTCCGTGCTCACACTTCTAACCAACGTGCCCTGA
- the LOC133847131 gene encoding uncharacterized protein LOC133847131: MPKISKLKLLKQFRLSSLSSSKGSRTGNSANNKELKVLTLLQTVP; the protein is encoded by the exons ATGCCAAAAATTAGCAAACTCAAATTACTTAAACAATTCAG ATTGAGCAGTCTGTCATCCAGCAAAGGATCACGCACGGGCAACTCGGCCAACAATAAGGAACTTAAAGTGCTAACGCTGCTTCAAACTGTACCGTGA
- the LOC133847122 gene encoding putative uncharacterized protein DDB_G0281733, with product MVYTERTDKCLTSSKDNAASSKSQSNSSSSSSSSSKTHSSNSSGAWSSQASSSEKWKYNNMVKDNRDKFNSMHFS from the coding sequence ATGGTCTATACGGAACGCACCGACAAGTGTCTGACGTCCAGTAAGGATAATGCTGCTTCCAGCAAATCCCAATCGAATtcctcctcgtcgtcgtcgtcgtcctcgaAGACGCACTCAAGCAACAGCTCGGGTGCGTGGAGCAGTCAGGCTTCCAGTTCCGAGAAGTGGAAATACAATAACATGGTCAAGGATAATCGCGATAAATTCAATTCCATGCACTTCTCCTAA